Proteins encoded by one window of Anaeromyxobacter diazotrophicus:
- a CDS encoding lysylphosphatidylglycerol synthase transmembrane domain-containing protein: MKRLLQTLGGLAISAAALGLTLRGKHLDRIWAEMLHADYRWLWPYLAILLLIHLVRTVRWGILLEPVAKVPFSKLNATAAVGFMALVILPFRLGEFARPYLVAERPRIRVSAALSSVVVERVADGLFTAALLVLTLLAVPEGTPGLHAFRLAGVVVFGAFGALLAFLVLAYRNRPRAVRLTHRLIDPVSPRAAERVSGMMDAFIHGLRLVPSRRKVALFFLLTFVYWAVNGWGIQLFARSFGFDLRLLDAYTVLGVLVVGIMIPAGPGMVGTFQAAVAGGLSLFAPGAGERAFAFANVLWLVQLAQQVALGVAFLFSRHIQLARILQAPREVEDELEAEEGDYQREEDARTSRAAP; this comes from the coding sequence ATGAAGCGACTCCTGCAGACGCTGGGCGGGCTGGCCATCTCGGCGGCCGCGCTGGGGCTCACGCTCCGCGGCAAGCACCTCGACCGGATCTGGGCCGAGATGCTGCACGCCGACTACCGCTGGCTCTGGCCGTACCTCGCCATCCTCCTGCTCATCCACCTCGTCCGGACGGTGCGCTGGGGCATCCTGCTCGAGCCGGTCGCGAAGGTGCCGTTCTCGAAGCTCAACGCGACCGCGGCGGTCGGCTTCATGGCGCTCGTGATCCTGCCGTTCCGGCTGGGCGAGTTCGCGCGGCCCTACCTGGTGGCGGAGCGGCCGCGCATCCGCGTCTCGGCGGCGCTCTCCTCGGTGGTGGTGGAGCGGGTGGCGGACGGCCTCTTCACCGCCGCCCTGCTCGTGCTGACGCTCCTGGCGGTGCCCGAGGGCACCCCCGGCCTGCACGCCTTCCGCCTGGCGGGGGTGGTGGTCTTCGGTGCCTTCGGGGCGCTGCTCGCGTTCCTCGTCCTCGCCTACCGGAACCGCCCGCGCGCGGTGCGGCTCACCCACCGCCTCATCGACCCGGTGTCGCCGCGCGCGGCGGAGCGCGTCTCGGGGATGATGGACGCCTTCATCCACGGGCTCAGGCTCGTGCCGTCGCGCCGGAAGGTGGCGCTCTTCTTCCTGCTCACGTTCGTCTACTGGGCGGTGAACGGCTGGGGCATCCAGCTCTTCGCGCGGAGCTTCGGCTTCGACCTGCGCCTGCTCGACGCCTACACCGTGCTGGGGGTGCTGGTGGTCGGCATCATGATCCCGGCCGGCCCGGGCATGGTGGGGACGTTCCAGGCGGCGGTGGCGGGCGGGCTGTCGCTCTTCGCCCCCGGAGCGGGTGAGCGCGCCTTCGCCTTCGCGAACGTGCTGTGGCTCGTGCAGCTCGCGCAGCAGGTGGCGCTGGGGGTGGCCTTCCTCTTCTCGCGCCACATCCAGCTCGCGCGCATCCTGCAGGCGCCGCGCGAGGTCGAGGACGAGCTCGAGGCGGAGGAGGGCGACTACCAGCGGGAGGAGGACGCCCGGACGTCGCGCGCCGCGCCCTAG